Proteins found in one Xenopus laevis strain J_2021 chromosome 1L, Xenopus_laevis_v10.1, whole genome shotgun sequence genomic segment:
- the fam174c.L gene encoding protein FAM174C: MWFIASIFIFLVVGRLVDSFGSNSTTPSHIADFTTKYNSQNTTAKLNVQENFFGANMQMVQRAFYVLIGISLLAVLYFIIRTVRLKKKPLRKKYGLLSDYDENMEMGSLDSDEEKIFEARSLRR, from the exons ATGTGGTTCATTGCcagtattttcatttttcttgtgGTTGGGAGACTAGTGGATTCTTTTGGTTCAAACAGCACAACCCCATCTCACATTGCCGACTTTACCACAAAGTATAATTCACAGAACACAACCGCAAAGCTCAATGTCCAGGAGAATTTCTTTGGGGCCAACATGCAGATGGTTCAGAGGGCATTTTATGTGTTGATTGGAATCTCATTGCTTGCTGTGCTATACTTCATCATTCGCACTGTAAG ACTAAAGAAGAAACCTCTGAGAAAAAAGTATGGTCTTTTATCAGACTATGATGAGAACATGGAGATGGGATCATTGGACAGTGATGAAGAGAAGATTTTTGAGGCCAGAAGTCTAAGAAG GTGA